A genomic window from Streptomyces sp. HUAS YS2 includes:
- a CDS encoding peptidase, translating to MSNRKRTAAAAILSAALAGSAVLTAASAAYAEVVDVNYGCQTKIGPKSAVSPVDVKAVKSGDGYTVTMSFEKGVSDSPIELPKGVMKPRAELVLGGADNGTVKVTGVPNAEKIPPNTPIKIGELTGTYKPRKSGKVTFTAGVLTVHALGMDAATCTPKNNPKPSLELDVTASGGGGGGGDDSGGGELPKTGPLDSAMALGTLGGTVLLTGAAGVLWLTRRTAR from the coding sequence GTGTCCAACCGGAAGAGGACGGCCGCCGCAGCGATACTGTCCGCGGCACTGGCGGGCTCGGCGGTGCTGACGGCCGCCTCCGCCGCGTACGCCGAAGTGGTCGACGTGAACTACGGCTGCCAGACGAAGATCGGCCCGAAGAGCGCCGTGTCGCCCGTCGACGTCAAGGCGGTCAAGAGCGGCGACGGCTACACGGTCACCATGTCCTTCGAGAAGGGCGTCTCCGACAGCCCCATCGAGCTGCCCAAGGGGGTCATGAAGCCCCGCGCCGAGCTCGTCCTCGGCGGCGCCGACAACGGCACGGTGAAGGTGACCGGCGTGCCCAACGCCGAGAAGATCCCGCCCAACACCCCGATCAAGATCGGCGAGCTGACCGGCACGTACAAGCCGAGGAAGAGCGGCAAGGTCACCTTCACGGCCGGTGTGCTCACCGTCCACGCCCTGGGGATGGACGCGGCCACCTGTACGCCCAAGAACAACCCGAAGCCGTCCCTCGAACTCGACGTGACCGCCTCGGGCGGGGGCGGTGGCGGTGGCGACGACTCGGGCGGCGGCGAACTGCCGAAGACCGGCCCGCTCGACTCCGCGATGGCGCTGGGCACCCTCGGCGGCACCGTGCTGCTGACGGGCGCGGCCGGAGTGCTCTGGCTCACCCGGCGCACGGCGCGCTGA